The following are from one region of the Actinopolyspora halophila DSM 43834 genome:
- a CDS encoding FtsW/RodA/SpoVE family cell cycle protein, with product MAPTETDPGTPSTSGSSAQEATNPPRTPNRRGIELVMLGFVAVLVTSALALISINQESQPGTQILYYGLAFLALFGLTHLAVRRWAPYGDPLILPLVAFLNGFGLVLIHRVDIGNATEPEGPAASAPSQVAYTAIGLVLFVLVLKVVSDHRTLAKYAYTCGLVGLVALALPAVLPGFIAPPINGAKLWIRIGSLSFQPAEFAKILLLIFFAAFLVSKRELFTTAGRRFLGIDFPRARDLAPVLVAWAASIGIVVLERDLGTSLLFFGIVLVMIYIATERAVWIAIGLSLFALGCVVAYPLFGHLQERVNAWLNPLTSGSSGYQLRKALFGMAEGGIGGSGLGGGRPAIVPYAKSDFILSTAAEELGLLGLAVFLLVYLLLTARGLRVALAARDSFGKLLAGGLAFTISFQVFVVAGGVTGLIPLTGLTTPFLAAGGSSLVGNYMLVALLLRISDSSRRPQQPSKPQPKQPPIAEAHTELVERPR from the coding sequence ATGGCCCCCACCGAGACCGATCCCGGAACTCCGAGCACCTCGGGTTCGAGCGCCCAGGAGGCGACGAACCCGCCCAGAACACCGAACCGGCGCGGCATCGAGCTCGTCATGCTCGGCTTCGTCGCCGTGCTCGTGACCTCCGCGCTGGCCCTGATCAGCATCAACCAGGAGTCCCAGCCCGGCACCCAGATCCTCTACTACGGTCTCGCCTTCCTCGCCCTGTTCGGCCTGACACACCTGGCCGTTCGGCGCTGGGCTCCGTACGGGGACCCGCTGATCCTGCCACTGGTGGCCTTCCTCAACGGGTTCGGGCTGGTGCTGATCCACCGCGTCGACATCGGCAACGCCACCGAACCCGAGGGGCCCGCCGCCTCCGCGCCCTCGCAGGTGGCCTACACGGCCATCGGACTGGTGCTGTTCGTCCTTGTGCTCAAGGTCGTCTCGGACCACCGCACCCTGGCCAAGTACGCCTACACCTGCGGGCTGGTCGGGCTGGTCGCGCTGGCACTGCCCGCGGTACTGCCCGGTTTCATCGCACCTCCCATCAACGGCGCGAAGCTGTGGATCCGCATCGGCTCGCTGTCCTTCCAGCCAGCCGAGTTCGCCAAGATACTGCTGCTGATCTTCTTCGCCGCGTTCCTCGTCTCCAAGCGGGAGCTGTTCACCACGGCGGGCCGCCGGTTCCTCGGTATCGACTTCCCCAGGGCGCGGGACCTCGCCCCGGTGCTGGTCGCCTGGGCCGCCTCGATCGGGATCGTGGTCCTGGAACGCGATCTGGGGACCTCGCTGCTGTTCTTCGGCATCGTGCTGGTGATGATCTACATCGCCACCGAGCGCGCGGTGTGGATAGCGATCGGTCTTTCGCTGTTCGCCCTGGGCTGCGTAGTGGCCTACCCGCTGTTCGGGCACCTGCAGGAGCGCGTGAACGCCTGGTTGAACCCGCTGACCAGCGGTAGCAGCGGTTACCAGCTACGCAAGGCGCTGTTCGGCATGGCCGAAGGCGGGATCGGCGGCTCCGGGCTCGGTGGTGGCAGACCGGCCATCGTCCCGTACGCCAAGAGTGACTTCATCCTCTCCACCGCCGCCGAGGAGCTCGGGCTGCTGGGGCTGGCGGTCTTCCTGCTGGTGTACCTGCTGCTGACCGCGCGCGGCCTGCGGGTGGCGCTGGCGGCGCGGGACTCGTTCGGCAAGCTGCTGGCGGGCGGACTGGCCTTCACGATCTCCTTCCAGGTCTTCGTGGTCGCCGGTGGCGTCACCGGGCTGATCCCGCTGACCGGGTTGACCACACCGTTCCTCGCGGCGGGTGGGTCCTCGCTGGTCGGCAACTACATGCTGGTGGCCCTGCTGCTGCGGATCTCCGACTCGTCGAGGCGGCCCCAGCAGCCGAGCAAACCGCAACCGAAGCAACCCCCGATCGCCGAGGCACATACCGAGTTGGTGGAGCGTCCACGATGA
- a CDS encoding PP2C family protein-serine/threonine phosphatase, with amino-acid sequence MTLVLHYAARSDRGLVRSNNQDSVYAGPRLLALADGMGGHAAGEVASKVVIAALAPLDDDEPGDDLLGHLHDAMLSGNNAISELVASDPDLDGMGTTLTAMLFAGSKLGLIHIGDSRAYQVRNDELSQITHDDTFVQSLIDEGRITEEEAANHPQRSLLLRALTGHEVEPSLAVREARAGDRYLLCSDGLSSVVSEETIAEALRINDPQQSADRLIELALKGGGPDNVTVIVADVVDVEFGDDAPIVAGAAGFGEQETQPQPDSAAARASAATRPQPTEQRRTNVSESPPDPPRRRRWLRGLLVSCGVLALLAGMVFAGRWWVFNQFYVSADESENVAIFQGVQGSVLGVNLHRRVEGSCPPGATEGCSSIGVKDLKEAQRTNVADGITQLNSLEDARETIHRLRLTALLPPCEQSGGEQNGGGSNDGGGDRAGGGNGSGGDGNNGGNPDASDTPADSERTEDPNNPQQGSSETSETSNNSQTDGTPLQSEEQEPGVNCRTVS; translated from the coding sequence ATGACCCTCGTTCTTCACTACGCAGCCCGCAGCGACCGCGGCCTGGTCCGCTCGAACAACCAGGACTCGGTCTACGCCGGCCCACGACTTCTGGCGCTCGCGGACGGCATGGGTGGCCATGCCGCAGGCGAGGTGGCAAGCAAGGTCGTCATCGCGGCACTCGCGCCGCTCGACGACGACGAGCCGGGTGACGACCTGCTCGGACATCTGCACGACGCGATGCTGTCCGGCAACAACGCCATCTCGGAACTCGTCGCCAGCGACCCGGACCTCGACGGAATGGGCACGACGCTGACCGCGATGCTGTTCGCGGGCAGCAAACTCGGACTCATCCACATCGGGGACTCCAGGGCCTACCAGGTCAGAAACGACGAACTCTCCCAGATCACCCACGACGACACGTTCGTGCAGTCGCTGATCGACGAGGGGCGGATCACCGAGGAAGAGGCGGCCAACCACCCGCAGCGCTCGTTGCTGCTGCGGGCGCTCACCGGGCACGAGGTCGAACCCAGCCTCGCCGTGCGGGAGGCGCGTGCCGGGGACCGCTATCTGCTGTGTTCCGACGGCCTCTCCAGCGTGGTCAGCGAGGAGACCATCGCCGAGGCCCTGCGGATCAACGATCCGCAGCAGTCGGCCGATCGGTTGATCGAGCTGGCCCTCAAGGGCGGCGGTCCGGACAACGTCACCGTGATCGTCGCCGATGTGGTCGACGTCGAGTTCGGCGACGACGCGCCGATCGTCGCGGGAGCGGCCGGCTTCGGCGAGCAGGAGACCCAGCCGCAACCGGACTCGGCCGCGGCTCGTGCTTCCGCCGCCACGCGCCCACAACCGACCGAGCAGCGGCGGACCAACGTCTCCGAGTCGCCACCGGACCCTCCGCGGCGCAGACGTTGGTTACGCGGACTGCTGGTCAGCTGCGGTGTGCTCGCGCTGCTGGCCGGAATGGTCTTCGCCGGAAGATGGTGGGTGTTCAACCAGTTCTACGTCAGTGCCGACGAGTCCGAGAACGTGGCGATCTTTCAGGGCGTGCAGGGCAGCGTCCTCGGGGTGAATCTGCACCGTCGGGTCGAGGGCTCCTGCCCGCCCGGCGCCACCGAGGGGTGCAGCTCCATCGGGGTGAAGGACCTCAAGGAAGCCCAGCGCACCAACGTCGCCGACGGGATCACCCAGCTCAACAGCCTGGAGGACGCCCGCGAGACGATCCACCGGCTGCGGCTCACCGCCCTGCTGCCCCCCTGCGAGCAGAGCGGCGGCGAGCAGAATGGCGGGGGGTCGAACGACGGCGGCGGTGACCGTGCGGGGGGCGGGAACGGCTCCGGCGGTGACGGGAACAACGGCGGCAACCCCGACGCGTCGGACACCCCGGCTGACTCCGAGCGGACCGAAGATCCGAACAACCCCCAGCAGGGTTCGAGCGAGACCTCGGAAACGTCGAACAACTCGCAAACCGACGGCACACCGCTGCAATCCGAGGAGCAGGAACCGGGCGTCAACTGCCGGACGGTGAGTTGA
- a CDS encoding FHA domain-containing protein FhaB/FipA, translating into MSELVIQLTRVGFLALLWLFVLAALRVVRSDLRSASGLKMPVPGSNKSSDKGSDKKAKASGKQSRPKSKSPRQLVVTEGALAGTRITLEGRPIMIGRADDSTLVLDDDYASTRHARLSQRGQDWHVEDLGSTNGTYLDRAKVSGPTKVPIGAQIRIGKTVIELRS; encoded by the coding sequence GTGTCCGAGCTGGTGATTCAGCTGACCAGAGTGGGGTTTCTCGCCCTGCTCTGGTTGTTCGTACTGGCAGCGTTGCGCGTGGTTCGTTCCGACCTGCGGTCGGCCTCCGGATTGAAGATGCCCGTACCGGGCTCGAACAAGAGCTCGGACAAGGGCTCGGACAAGAAGGCGAAGGCCTCCGGCAAACAGTCCCGCCCCAAGTCGAAATCACCACGCCAGCTGGTGGTCACCGAGGGGGCGTTGGCGGGAACCCGCATAACACTGGAAGGTCGCCCCATAATGATCGGCCGCGCCGACGACTCCACGCTCGTCCTCGACGACGACTACGCTTCGACGCGACACGCGAGACTGTCGCAGCGGGGCCAGGACTGGCACGTGGAAGACCTTGGCTCCACCAACGGAACGTACCTTGATCGAGCGAAGGTCTCGGGGCCGACCAAGGTTCCGATCGGAGCTCAGATCCGAATCGGCAAAACGGTGATCGAGCTGCGCTCATGA
- a CDS encoding FhaA domain-containing protein gives MGLVQRFERRLEGIVGNSFARVFGGKVVPQEVAQSLQREAELQVRELAGGRLLACNHYAVQLSPTDHERLMEDENRVTDLLADCVQEHLTEQRWDTYGDVVVSLERSETLHTGQFRISSSVDPDVSRRPATPRTAGDRPMSQPPGQYPQGDPYGQQGQYGYDQGQYGQDPNYGYGQPGYDQGYGQPGGAYPQSGGFPDQGYGQPGYPPPPPPAYGQPGYDQGYGQPGGGYPPQPGGGYPQSGGFPDQGYGQQPPGYGQQPPGYDQGYGQPGYPPPPPPAYGQPGYDQGYGQPGGAYPQSGGFPDQGYGQQPPGYGQPPGYEQAYAQPPGYGQPGGGYPPQPGGGYPQSGGFPDQGYGQQPPGYGQQPPGYDQGYGQPGYPPPPGPGGYPDAAPRQLTATLQLDDGSNRSYTLQQGSNVIGRGQEGQFRLPDTGVSRKHIEIQWDGQAAMLADLGSTNGTTVNGTPVQTWQLADGDVIRVGHSSLVFRAQG, from the coding sequence TTGGGCCTCGTGCAGCGCTTCGAGCGCAGGCTCGAAGGCATCGTCGGCAACAGTTTCGCGCGCGTGTTCGGCGGCAAGGTCGTTCCGCAGGAGGTGGCCCAGAGCCTCCAGCGGGAGGCCGAGCTGCAGGTTCGCGAACTCGCGGGCGGAAGGCTGCTCGCGTGCAACCACTATGCGGTGCAGCTGAGCCCTACCGATCACGAACGACTCATGGAGGACGAGAATCGGGTCACCGACCTTCTCGCCGACTGCGTTCAGGAGCATCTCACCGAGCAGCGGTGGGACACATATGGTGACGTCGTAGTCTCCCTGGAGCGCTCTGAGACGCTGCACACGGGACAGTTTCGAATCAGTTCGTCCGTCGACCCCGACGTAAGCCGACGGCCGGCAACACCTCGTACCGCAGGAGACCGACCCATGAGCCAGCCACCAGGCCAATATCCCCAGGGGGATCCGTACGGCCAACAGGGGCAGTACGGCTACGACCAGGGCCAATACGGGCAAGACCCGAATTACGGCTACGGTCAACCCGGCTATGACCAGGGCTACGGCCAGCCCGGTGGCGCGTACCCGCAGTCCGGTGGCTTCCCCGACCAGGGCTACGGGCAGCCCGGCTACCCACCGCCGCCTCCCCCGGCCTACGGCCAGCCCGGCTACGACCAGGGCTACGGCCAGCCCGGTGGTGGGTACCCGCCGCAGCCCGGTGGTGGGTACCCGCAGTCCGGTGGCTTCCCCGACCAGGGCTACGGCCAACAACCGCCCGGCTACGGGCAGCAGCCCCCCGGCTACGACCAGGGCTACGGCCAGCCCGGCTACCCACCGCCGCCTCCCCCGGCCTACGGCCAGCCCGGCTACGACCAGGGCTACGGCCAGCCCGGTGGCGCGTACCCGCAGTCCGGTGGCTTCCCCGACCAGGGCTACGGCCAACAACCGCCCGGCTACGGGCAACCGCCGGGGTACGAGCAGGCCTACGCGCAGCCGCCCGGCTACGGGCAGCCCGGTGGCGGATATCCGCCGCAGCCCGGTGGTGGGTACCCGCAGTCCGGTGGCTTCCCCGACCAGGGCTACGGCCAACAACCGCCCGGCTACGGGCAGCAGCCCCCCGGCTACGACCAGGGCTACGGCCAGCCCGGCTACCCACCGCCGCCCGGCCCCGGCGGCTACCCCGACGCCGCGCCGAGGCAGTTGACAGCCACTCTGCAGCTCGACGACGGTTCGAACCGTTCGTACACCCTGCAGCAGGGCAGCAACGTGATCGGACGTGGACAAGAGGGCCAGTTCCGGCTGCCGGACACCGGTGTCTCGCGCAAGCACATCGAGATCCAGTGGGACGGTCAGGCCGCTATGCTGGCCGACCTCGGTTCCACCAACGGAACCACGGTCAACGGCACCCCGGTGCAGACCTGGCAACTGGCGGATGGCGACGTCATCCGTGTCGGCCACTCGTCTCTGGTGTTCCGGGCTCAAGGCTGA
- a CDS encoding IclR family transcriptional regulator, whose translation MAGNSRESGRTVTGRAFSVLGAFDAESPRLSLTEISQRADVPLATAHRLVGELETWGALRRESDGRYTIGLRLWELGLLAPVHTGLRNAAMPYMQQLHEQTGANVQLAVRDGPEAVYVEKLSGRRSIPILSRSGGRLPLHPTGVGKVLLAHAPREVVQDYCARGLVRYTPYTVAEPGRLVRELAGVRQRDFARTAEEMTFGSCSAAVPVREDGEVVAALGLVVQTAQAEVAKLVRALAPAAEAIGRQLDSSTVFRSEAD comes from the coding sequence ATGGCTGGCAACAGCAGGGAATCCGGTCGCACGGTGACCGGCCGCGCGTTCAGCGTGCTCGGCGCTTTCGACGCCGAGTCGCCGCGGCTGTCCCTGACCGAGATATCCCAACGCGCCGACGTCCCGTTGGCCACGGCACACCGGCTCGTCGGCGAACTGGAGACATGGGGAGCGCTGCGGCGCGAGAGCGACGGCAGGTACACGATCGGTTTGCGGTTGTGGGAACTCGGGCTGCTCGCCCCGGTGCACACCGGTCTGCGCAACGCGGCCATGCCCTACATGCAGCAGCTCCACGAGCAGACCGGCGCCAATGTGCAGCTAGCCGTGCGGGACGGCCCGGAAGCGGTCTACGTGGAGAAGCTCAGCGGGCGCCGTTCGATACCGATCCTCTCGCGCAGCGGCGGTCGTCTCCCGCTGCATCCCACGGGGGTGGGCAAGGTGTTGTTGGCGCACGCTCCGCGCGAGGTGGTGCAGGACTACTGCGCGCGGGGGCTGGTCCGGTACACGCCTTACACGGTCGCCGAACCGGGCAGGCTCGTGCGCGAGCTGGCCGGTGTCCGGCAGCGCGACTTCGCCCGCACCGCGGAGGAGATGACGTTCGGCAGCTGTTCCGCGGCCGTTCCGGTGCGCGAGGACGGTGAGGTCGTGGCTGCGCTGGGGCTGGTGGTGCAGACCGCCCAGGCGGAGGTGGCCAAGTTGGTCCGGGCGCTGGCTCCCGCGGCCGAAGCGATCGGCAGGCAGTTGGACAGCTCCACCGTGTTCCGTTCCGAAGCGGACTGA
- a CDS encoding D-arabinono-1,4-lactone oxidase — translation MTLDTWTNWAATSSATGQHTKRPRDPREIARAITDARAEGHSVRPLGSGHSFSDIAAPRPPRNRTGAVALDLSEWTGITDVDRGNGLVTARGGTPLHQLNAGLDELGLALPNLGDIDRQTIAGAVSTGTHGTGARLGGLATLVRALELVRADGSVLRCSPEENPEVFDAARVGLGALGLISTVTLRCVPAFSLAAEERPLPLDEVLRDFDRHADDNDHFEFYWFPHTARTLVKRNNRLPDGASPRPLHPVRSWLEYRVLENELFGAVCRLGRRRPGLVPGLNRLCAASWSGRSYSDRAHRVFVTGRDVRFVESEYAVPREHLPAVLTELRAAVRRLEHPVMFPVEVRLAAADDIWLSTAHDRPTAYVAVHQFRGMPSREWFDTFERIARAADGRPHWGKMHGLSAAQLRDSYPRFDDFLRVRERLDPERVFGNPHLERVLGE, via the coding sequence ATGACACTCGACACCTGGACCAACTGGGCGGCGACGAGCTCCGCCACCGGTCAGCACACGAAACGACCGCGCGATCCGCGCGAAATCGCCCGTGCCATCACCGACGCCCGGGCGGAGGGCCACAGCGTGCGACCGCTCGGCTCGGGACACTCGTTCAGCGACATCGCCGCCCCGCGACCACCGCGGAACCGCACCGGCGCGGTGGCGCTGGACCTGTCGGAATGGACGGGAATCACCGATGTGGACCGCGGCAACGGGCTCGTCACCGCACGAGGCGGCACACCGTTGCACCAGCTCAACGCCGGGCTGGACGAACTGGGACTGGCCCTGCCGAACCTGGGCGACATCGACAGGCAGACGATCGCCGGTGCCGTGTCCACCGGAACCCACGGAACCGGCGCACGACTGGGCGGACTGGCCACACTGGTGCGGGCGCTGGAACTCGTCCGCGCCGACGGCTCGGTCCTGCGTTGCTCACCCGAGGAGAACCCCGAGGTGTTCGACGCGGCCAGGGTCGGCCTCGGAGCGCTCGGGCTGATCAGCACCGTGACCCTGCGCTGCGTCCCGGCGTTCTCCCTCGCGGCCGAGGAGCGCCCTCTCCCGCTGGACGAGGTCCTGCGGGACTTCGACCGCCACGCCGACGACAACGACCACTTCGAGTTCTACTGGTTCCCCCACACCGCGCGCACCCTGGTCAAGCGCAACAACAGACTGCCGGACGGGGCAAGCCCCCGGCCGCTGCACCCCGTGCGTTCCTGGCTCGAGTACCGGGTGCTGGAAAACGAGCTGTTCGGGGCGGTCTGCAGGCTGGGCCGCCGCAGGCCCGGCCTGGTACCGGGACTGAACCGCCTCTGCGCGGCGAGCTGGTCGGGGCGCTCGTACAGCGACAGGGCCCACCGGGTGTTCGTCACGGGACGAGACGTCCGCTTCGTCGAGAGCGAGTACGCCGTCCCGCGCGAGCACCTTCCCGCGGTGCTGACCGAGCTGCGCGCGGCCGTGCGGCGACTCGAACACCCGGTGATGTTCCCGGTGGAGGTGCGCCTGGCCGCCGCCGACGACATCTGGCTCTCCACCGCCCACGACCGCCCGACCGCCTACGTCGCGGTCCACCAGTTCAGGGGAATGCCCAGCCGCGAATGGTTCGACACCTTCGAGCGGATCGCCCGCGCGGCGGATGGAAGGCCGCACTGGGGGAAGATGCACGGCCTGTCCGCCGCACAACTGCGCGACAGCTACCCCCGCTTCGACGACTTCCTACGGGTCCGCGAGCGGCTCGACCCGGAGCGGGTGTTCGGCAATCCCCATCTGGAGCGGGTGCTGGGCGAGTGA